A stretch of DNA from Nocardioides sp. Arc9.136:
GCTCGTCGGGTCCGCCGGTCACCACCACGGTCACCCCGCGGGCGGTGAGCAGGTGGCAGGTCTCGCGGAACCGCTCGGCCGGCCAGGCACGCGCCGGCACCGACGTGCCCGGGTGCAGCACGACGTACGGCACCGGCGAGGCCTCGGGCACCACCGTGCGGACCGCCAGGCCGCCCCCGTCCCCGGCGGGCAGGTCGAAGCCGCAGGCCCGGGCGAGCGAGAGGGCACGCTCGGGCTCCGGGACGTCCTCGTCGAAGCGGTGCCGCACGTCGAGCAGCGAGCCGGGGTAGTCCTCGCTGATCGCGCCCACCCACGGGATGCCGGCCATCCGGAGCAGCAGCGCGGTGGGGAGCGCGGACTGGTGGAAGGAGGTGAAGACGACCGCCCGGTCGAAGCGGCGCTCCGCCAGCCGCCGCACCAGGTCCTCGACGTCGGCGCGGTCGACCGGGTCCGGCTCGGGGTCGATCCACGGCGAGCGCCAGCACAGCAGCTCGTCCACCCCGGGCAGCAGCTCCGCGGCGGCGCGTCCGCGCGGTCCGCACAGCAGGGTCACGTGGTCGGACCCGGCAGCCAGGGCACGCACCGCCGGGCCGGTGACGAGGACGTCCCCCAGGCTGTCGAGGCGTACGGCGAGCGTGCGGGTCACCAGCGCCCCCCGACGATCGCGTCCACGGCCGCCGGCAGCGACCGCTCCACACGGGCAGCGCGGGCCACCTCCTCGGCCCGGGTCACCGGCGTCGGCACCAGCACCCCCACCGCGCCCGCTGCCTCGGCGGCCCGCACGTCGGCCTCGATGTCACCGACGAGCACCGTCCGCGCCGGGTCGACGTCGAGCTCGGCGCAGGCCTGCTTGACCATGCCGGGCGCCGGCTTG
This window harbors:
- a CDS encoding glycosyltransferase family 9 protein, which translates into the protein MTRTLAVRLDSLGDVLVTGPAVRALAAGSDHVTLLCGPRGRAAAELLPGVDELLCWRSPWIDPEPDPVDRADVEDLVRRLAERRFDRAVVFTSFHQSALPTALLLRMAGIPWVGAISEDYPGSLLDVRHRFDEDVPEPERALSLARACGFDLPAGDGGGLAVRTVVPEASPVPYVVLHPGTSVPARAWPAERFRETCHLLTARGVTVVVTGGPDERDLTAFVAGGGGVDRGGCTDLGELAGLLAGARVVVVGNTGPAHLAAAVGVPVVSLFAPTVPAERWAPYTPHRVLLGDPTAACRGTRATTCPVPGHPCLTSVTAEEVVAAATALGDLPGTAPSRAAGATLRRIP